In Desulfuromonas thiophila, a single window of DNA contains:
- a CDS encoding glycosyltransferase family 39 protein encodes MSSTASSMPLRRNFQIIFIFFVCLGLYYPAIFNTTLTIDDVDVVRRMQDATFDWWHLFAPRSSFYYRPLIILTYWVDKWLWDFTPSFMLLENVLLHSANAILIFFISENVFKSDNSTRFLPFVSAFIFAIHPIATESVNWMSGRSDLLASFFVLLAVLFLFKALKSDSWWFLTLSFGFFVCGICSKEIVVFFLPAAAYLIFVWNKAERSTTGSAALRLPWGPACFYTLPVFFGGAGYFLLRAFRHAQGSRGISSLIERIPYEGLDLVRVVFKVFGFYVKKIFIPQPLNFAIVEANDLYVLLGLVIFGVTVYLVKKPGLRWSFFLISLYLITPAILIAITGIAWTPLAERYVYLPAAFMSVGIVSGLKPLWLHQKYSFYGLVLLLCWAIAGAFSTTERSILWQDKEAFYADAIRKSPNFNKLKNEYGLALLASKKKEQALEQFQLGQKNKGSSHSFINEVRYYVDQGDLLKAREILLQRYPAPQEMNERTLRLLVLIDARRLRETESSAEKKQIYENLLETYAHLFKKTKDAHPFYRSGQIALRMGDVKKAQSFFEQAYQKAPESAHYKSAAGKMAEKLRAEAQ; translated from the coding sequence ATGTCATCGACCGCTAGCTCTATGCCGCTACGCAGAAATTTTCAGATTATTTTCATATTTTTTGTTTGCCTGGGCCTTTATTATCCGGCAATTTTTAATACAACATTGACAATAGATGATGTTGATGTTGTGCGCCGAATGCAGGACGCTACGTTTGATTGGTGGCATCTTTTTGCTCCGCGCAGCAGTTTTTACTATCGCCCTCTGATTATTTTGACTTACTGGGTTGATAAGTGGCTGTGGGACTTCACGCCATCATTTATGCTGTTGGAAAATGTTTTGTTGCATTCGGCCAACGCTATCCTGATTTTCTTCATATCTGAGAATGTTTTTAAATCAGACAATTCAACACGCTTCCTTCCTTTTGTATCAGCCTTCATTTTTGCAATTCACCCCATTGCAACCGAATCGGTCAACTGGATGTCGGGTCGATCCGATTTGTTGGCAAGTTTTTTTGTTTTACTGGCGGTTTTGTTTCTATTCAAGGCGTTGAAGAGCGATTCCTGGTGGTTTTTAACGCTCTCGTTCGGCTTTTTTGTGTGTGGTATCTGTTCGAAAGAGATCGTTGTCTTTTTTTTGCCGGCTGCGGCCTATTTGATTTTTGTTTGGAATAAGGCAGAACGCAGCACAACAGGGTCTGCGGCATTGCGTTTGCCTTGGGGGCCGGCGTGTTTTTACACGCTGCCTGTTTTTTTTGGGGGGGCGGGCTATTTTTTATTGCGCGCGTTCCGGCATGCACAGGGTTCTCGGGGCATTTCTTCTCTGATTGAACGGATTCCCTATGAGGGGCTTGACCTGGTTCGTGTTGTGTTTAAGGTTTTCGGGTTTTATGTAAAGAAGATTTTTATTCCTCAGCCGTTGAATTTCGCCATAGTTGAAGCCAATGATCTCTATGTTTTATTGGGTTTGGTAATTTTTGGGGTGACTGTTTACTTGGTTAAAAAGCCCGGTTTGCGGTGGAGTTTTTTTCTGATTTCGCTTTATCTGATTACGCCGGCAATTCTTATTGCTATAACCGGTATCGCTTGGACGCCTTTGGCGGAACGATACGTTTACCTGCCGGCGGCGTTTATGTCTGTGGGAATTGTTTCTGGCTTGAAACCCTTGTGGCTGCATCAAAAGTACAGTTTTTATGGCTTGGTGCTGCTTTTGTGCTGGGCGATCGCAGGTGCTTTTTCAACGACTGAACGAAGTATTCTATGGCAGGACAAAGAGGCCTTCTATGCGGATGCTATCAGAAAATCTCCTAACTTTAATAAGTTGAAGAATGAATATGGTTTAGCCCTTCTGGCCAGTAAAAAGAAGGAACAGGCTCTTGAGCAGTTTCAGCTTGGGCAAAAAAATAAAGGTTCTAGCCACTCATTTATTAATGAGGTTAGATACTATGTCGATCAGGGTGATCTTCTAAAGGCGCGTGAAATCCTGTTGCAGCGTTATCCGGCTCCGCAGGAAATGAATGAACGGACGCTGCGACTTTTGGTTCTTATTGATGCTCGGCGTTTACGAGAAACAGAGAGCTCTGCCGAGAAAAAACAGATTTACGAGAACCTGCTGGAAACATATGCACATTTGTTTAAAAAAACGAAAGATGCGCACCCTTTCTATCGCAGTGGTCAAATCGCTCTTAGGATGGGCGATGTGAAAAAAGCACAGAGTTTTTTTGAGCAAGCCTATCAAAAGGCACCTGAATCGGCGCATTATAAATCGGCTGCGGGAAAAATGGCTGAAAAGCTGCGCGCAGAAGCCCAATGA
- a CDS encoding ATP-binding protein: MTALKKLPIGIQTFSEIRQEGYLYVDKTPQVRQLVEQGKYYFLARPRRFGKSLLVSTLQALFEGRKELFSGLAIEPAWDWDSVYPVIKISFGGVARDLADMKQDVAAILRENQERLGISCPPEDDAGSCFKYLIRHAARKYGQKVVILVDEYDKLIVDNLDQPGVASQGREVLRDLYTTIKDSDEHVKFAFLTGVSKFSKVSVFSGLNNLEDISLNPTYATLCGYTQHDLETTFAAHLQGADMAQVRQWYNGYNFLGERVYNPFDILLFIKNDQRFENYWFATGTPSFLIKLIRQSNYYVPKLNNLHVSRELIDSFDIDNIRLEPLLFQTGYLTIKDSRQTDFGSEYRLGLPNREVSISFNDQIIRYLTDSSDVLPVKKELLASLRQQDLAQFDQTLRGLFASIPYNNYVNNTISSYEGYYASVIYAYLASLGLDLTAEDVTSKGRIDLSLRLDTAIYLIEFKVDGGGKALEQIRQRNYQQKYQGQGKPIYLIGIDFDSAERNLTAFDWEQVS, from the coding sequence ATGACCGCCCTGAAAAAATTGCCCATCGGCATCCAGACCTTCAGCGAGATCCGCCAGGAAGGTTACCTCTACGTTGATAAAACCCCCCAGGTGCGCCAACTGGTCGAGCAAGGCAAATACTACTTTCTCGCCCGACCGCGCCGCTTCGGCAAAAGCCTGCTGGTATCCACCCTGCAGGCGCTGTTCGAAGGCCGCAAGGAACTGTTCAGCGGTCTGGCCATCGAACCCGCGTGGGACTGGGATAGCGTTTATCCCGTCATCAAGATCAGCTTCGGCGGCGTGGCGCGTGACCTGGCCGACATGAAGCAGGATGTCGCCGCCATCCTGCGCGAGAATCAGGAACGCCTCGGCATTTCATGCCCGCCAGAGGATGACGCCGGCAGCTGTTTCAAATATCTGATTCGCCATGCGGCCCGCAAATACGGCCAGAAGGTCGTCATTTTAGTCGACGAATACGACAAGCTTATTGTCGACAACCTTGATCAGCCCGGTGTTGCCAGCCAGGGCCGCGAGGTGCTGCGCGATCTGTACACCACCATCAAGGACAGCGACGAACACGTCAAATTCGCCTTTCTCACCGGCGTCAGCAAATTCAGCAAGGTGTCGGTATTCAGCGGCCTGAACAATCTGGAAGACATCAGCCTCAATCCGACCTACGCCACCCTGTGCGGCTACACCCAGCACGACCTCGAAACCACCTTCGCCGCCCACCTGCAGGGCGCCGACATGGCTCAGGTGCGCCAGTGGTACAACGGCTACAACTTCCTTGGTGAACGGGTTTACAACCCCTTCGACATTCTGCTGTTCATCAAAAATGACCAGCGCTTCGAGAACTACTGGTTCGCCACCGGCACGCCCAGCTTCCTGATCAAGCTGATCCGCCAGAGCAACTACTATGTTCCCAAGCTGAACAATCTGCACGTCAGCAGGGAACTGATCGACAGTTTCGATATCGACAACATCCGGCTCGAACCCCTGCTGTTCCAGACCGGCTATCTGACCATCAAGGACAGCCGCCAGACCGATTTCGGCAGCGAATATCGCCTGGGCTTGCCCAACCGCGAGGTCAGCATCTCGTTCAACGACCAGATCATCCGCTATCTCACCGACAGCAGTGACGTCCTGCCGGTCAAAAAAGAGCTGCTGGCCAGCCTCAGGCAGCAGGATCTGGCCCAGTTCGACCAGACCCTGCGCGGCCTGTTCGCCTCGATCCCATACAACAACTACGTCAACAACACCATCAGCAGCTATGAAGGCTACTACGCCAGCGTCATCTACGCTTATCTGGCCAGCCTGGGGCTCGATCTCACCGCCGAGGATGTCACCAGCAAGGGCCGCATCGACCTGAGCCTGCGGCTCGACACCGCCATCTATCTCATCGAATTCAAGGTCGATGGCGGCGGCAAGGCCCTGGAGCAGATCAGACAGCGCAACTACCAGCAGAAATATCAGGGCCAGGGCAAGCCCATTTACCTGATCGGCATCGACTTCGACAGCGCTGAACGCAACCTGACTGCGTTTGATTGGGAGCAGGTGAGCTGA
- a CDS encoding type IV pilin protein, giving the protein MLSKFRKNEKGFTLIELLIVVAIIGILAAIAIPQFAAYRQKAFNSAAISDIRSTKTNLEAYYTDNNNYPY; this is encoded by the coding sequence ATGTTGAGTAAGTTCAGAAAAAACGAGAAGGGTTTTACCCTGATCGAACTGCTGATTGTCGTGGCCATTATCGGCATCCTGGCCGCCATCGCCATTCCGCAGTTTGCGGCCTATCGCCAGAAAGCGTTTAACAGCGCCGCCATCAGCGACATTCGCAGCACCAAAACCAACCTGGAAGCTTACTATACCGATAACAACAATTATCCGTATTGA
- a CDS encoding ABC transporter ATP-binding protein — protein MKTPVILLQQVVKIFRDKRFRPVQALKGLTLEVEPGEVFGFLGPNGAGKSTTIKLLTGQIRPSGGRAQVFGLEVTNPLARARLGYLPENPAFYDFLTPREYLRLVGRIFSLSNGQLAQASNLVLEQLNLQAAADRPIRGFSKGMVQRLGLAQALLHDPELYILDEPMSGLDPVGRALVKQIILDLKKRGKTVFFSTHITSDVEMICDRFAILDKGELRALARVADIRNENSAEYLVETLAADGCERVEQCSGVGLSLRIESLLAAGYQLRSIVPSRRSLEDFFLDVIDR, from the coding sequence GTGAAAACGCCGGTCATTTTGTTGCAGCAGGTGGTGAAGATTTTTCGTGATAAGCGCTTTCGCCCTGTTCAGGCGTTAAAGGGTTTGACTCTGGAGGTTGAGCCGGGGGAGGTCTTTGGTTTTCTTGGTCCCAATGGTGCCGGCAAAAGTACTACGATCAAACTTCTGACGGGTCAGATCCGACCGTCCGGCGGTCGGGCGCAGGTGTTTGGTCTGGAGGTGACTAATCCTCTTGCGCGGGCCAGGCTGGGCTATCTTCCGGAGAACCCGGCTTTTTATGATTTTCTGACACCGCGGGAATATCTCAGGCTGGTTGGCCGGATATTTTCCCTGTCGAATGGTCAATTAGCGCAGGCGTCAAATCTGGTGCTGGAACAGCTGAATCTGCAGGCTGCGGCGGATCGACCGATTCGCGGTTTCAGCAAGGGCATGGTGCAGCGTCTGGGACTGGCGCAGGCATTGCTGCATGACCCGGAGCTTTACATTCTGGATGAGCCGATGAGTGGCCTTGATCCGGTAGGTCGGGCGCTGGTAAAGCAGATTATTCTGGATCTGAAAAAGCGGGGCAAGACGGTTTTTTTCAGTACCCATATTACAAGCGATGTGGAGATGATCTGCGATCGTTTTGCCATTCTTGATAAAGGGGAATTGCGTGCCCTTGCCCGTGTAGCGGATATCAGAAACGAGAACTCTGCGGAATATCTTGTTGAAACTCTCGCGGCTGATGGTTGTGAAAGGGTCGAACAGTGCTCTGGGGTCGGGTTGTCGTTACGAATTGAGTCTTTGCTGGCAGCGGGCTATCAGTTGCGCAGCATTGTGCCGAGCCGACGCAGTTTGGAGGATTTTTTTCTAGATGTCATCGACCGCTAG